The following are encoded in a window of Qipengyuania soli genomic DNA:
- a CDS encoding TadE/TadG family type IV pilus assembly protein produces the protein MIAGIARMLKRLRGDERGNLLLMAGAALTGLIGAAGIGVDTVQWYLWKRQMQQTVDTGATAGAIALSFGRDYDSSARSEIARTANTAYTVEAIRIPPTSGAYAGDTGAVEVIATTSRKLPFSSVFLATAPTIRTRAVATAVAVGDPCVLALATSGTGVEVFGSADVSLDCPVASNSPVDVSVDVGGSAFLDSGLIMSVGGIDYSTGNLPSDAAIIPYGLPVSDPLAGRDLSYSSATCNYTNYSVSPSDHVQTYGGTYCNGMKLQGTVRMHGGVYVMKSGTFQVNSGANVTLFGDGGVTIILTGKNSNTVATVSINGDAKLDIRAPTSAENSKWAGILFYQDPMGSATHTFNGGANIDIEGIIYMPTGDVTYNGDATQNAQCLLLISERVRFGGTNNIENNCNVDIDPWAGKAKVVRVVE, from the coding sequence ATGATCGCAGGTATCGCCAGGATGCTGAAGCGACTGAGGGGCGACGAACGCGGCAATCTGCTGCTGATGGCCGGTGCCGCGCTGACCGGACTGATCGGTGCCGCCGGTATCGGCGTCGACACCGTGCAATGGTACCTGTGGAAGCGCCAGATGCAGCAGACGGTCGATACCGGGGCCACCGCCGGTGCCATCGCGCTCAGCTTCGGCCGCGACTACGATTCCTCTGCCCGCAGCGAGATCGCCCGTACGGCGAACACGGCCTACACCGTCGAAGCCATCCGCATTCCGCCGACCAGCGGTGCCTATGCCGGCGATACCGGCGCGGTCGAGGTCATCGCGACCACCAGCCGCAAGCTGCCCTTCTCCAGCGTGTTCCTCGCCACCGCACCCACCATCCGTACCCGGGCGGTGGCAACGGCTGTCGCGGTGGGAGACCCTTGCGTACTCGCGCTCGCGACTTCGGGCACGGGCGTGGAAGTCTTCGGTAGTGCAGACGTCTCGCTCGATTGCCCGGTTGCTTCGAACTCGCCGGTGGACGTGTCGGTCGACGTCGGCGGCAGCGCCTTCCTCGATTCAGGGCTGATCATGAGCGTAGGCGGTATCGACTATTCGACCGGCAACCTGCCCTCGGACGCAGCGATCATTCCGTATGGCCTGCCGGTAAGCGATCCGCTTGCCGGGCGCGACCTCTCCTATTCGAGCGCGACCTGCAACTACACGAACTACTCCGTGTCGCCGAGTGATCACGTCCAGACCTATGGCGGGACCTATTGCAACGGCATGAAGCTGCAGGGCACTGTGCGGATGCACGGTGGCGTCTACGTCATGAAGAGCGGCACCTTCCAGGTGAACTCGGGCGCAAATGTCACGCTGTTCGGCGATGGCGGCGTCACGATCATCCTGACCGGCAAGAATTCTAATACGGTCGCCACGGTCTCGATCAACGGCGATGCAAAGCTCGACATCAGGGCACCCACCTCGGCGGAAAATTCGAAGTGGGCGGGCATTCTGTTCTACCAGGACCCGATGGGTTCGGCGACGCACACCTTCAACGGCGGTGCGAACATCGATATCGAAGGCATCATCTACATGCCCACCGGCGACGTCACCTATAACGGCGACGCGACGCAGAACGCGCAGTGCCTGCTGCTGATTTCCGAACGGGTGCGCTTCGGCGGAACCAACAACATCGAGAACAACTGCAACGTCGACATCGACCCCTGGGCCGGCAAAGCCAAGGTCGTCCGGGTAGTGGAGTAG
- the leuB gene encoding 3-isopropylmalate dehydrogenase has translation MKIAVLPGDGIGPEVTAQALRVLEALSLPGLTLFEGDVGAVAYRRHGHPLPPETLEMARAADAVLFGAVGDFSCDDLPRHLRPEQAILGLRAELTLFANLRPAAGFPGLEDLSPLKPEIARGIDLLVVRELNGDVYFGDKGERDSAGGREGWDAMSYNEAEVRRIAHTAFRAAQKRRKKLTSVDKANVLETSRIWRETVIEIAAEYPDVELEHMYVDNAAMQMCRSPGQFDTIVTGNLFGDILSDQASAVVGSIGLLASASLGERQTEFGTFGLYEPIHGSAPDIAGQGKANPVAAVLSLAMLLRHSLGREEEANRVERAVAQVLASETRGGDLGGTASTSEIGDAIVSTLLTIS, from the coding sequence ATGAAGATTGCAGTATTACCCGGTGACGGGATCGGACCCGAAGTCACCGCGCAGGCGCTGCGCGTGCTCGAAGCGCTTTCACTGCCCGGCCTGACCTTGTTTGAAGGCGATGTCGGTGCCGTCGCCTATCGCCGCCATGGTCATCCGCTCCCGCCTGAGACGCTGGAAATGGCACGCGCAGCCGATGCGGTGCTGTTCGGGGCGGTGGGCGACTTCTCCTGTGACGACCTGCCGCGCCACCTCCGGCCCGAACAAGCGATCCTCGGCCTGCGGGCGGAACTGACCCTGTTTGCCAACCTGCGCCCAGCGGCAGGCTTCCCGGGCCTCGAAGATCTTTCCCCGCTCAAGCCAGAGATCGCCCGCGGCATCGACCTCCTCGTCGTGCGCGAGCTCAATGGCGACGTCTATTTCGGCGACAAGGGCGAGCGGGACAGCGCAGGGGGCCGCGAGGGCTGGGACGCCATGTCCTACAACGAAGCCGAAGTGCGTCGCATTGCCCACACCGCCTTCCGCGCCGCGCAGAAACGGCGCAAGAAGCTGACCAGCGTCGACAAGGCCAACGTACTCGAAACCAGCCGTATCTGGCGCGAGACGGTGATCGAAATTGCCGCCGAGTACCCCGATGTCGAGCTCGAGCACATGTATGTCGACAATGCCGCGATGCAGATGTGCCGTTCGCCCGGGCAGTTCGACACCATCGTCACCGGCAACCTCTTCGGCGACATATTGTCCGACCAGGCGAGTGCGGTGGTCGGTTCGATAGGGCTGCTCGCGAGCGCCAGTCTGGGAGAGCGCCAGACCGAATTCGGCACTTTCGGCCTCTACGAACCGATCCACGGCAGCGCGCCCGATATCGCCGGGCAGGGCAAGGCCAACCCGGTCGCCGCCGTACTTAGCCTCGCCATGCTGCTGCGCCATTCGCTGGGGCGCGAGGAGGAAGCCAACCGCGTCGAGCGTGCCGTGGCGCAGGTATTGGCCTCCGAAACCCGCGGCGGAGACCTGGGCGGGACGGCCTCGACCAGCGAAATCGGCGATGCGATTGTTAGCACCCTGCTAACCATATCTTGA
- a CDS encoding TadE/TadG family type IV pilus assembly protein has product MIYAFVQRLLRDQSGIGFVELALVAPLLALMFLGMIDMSKVIATRVDLEQAAQRTTDLALGKRPPNGNTAYLVAEAVAASGVPSSDVTVTLTCECNGVVQNKFTDMCNGGQVTRRFATVSIKKQVSTGFNWRIVGAMFTGGSATYTPITVIGDSVVRLQ; this is encoded by the coding sequence ATGATCTACGCCTTCGTCCAGCGCCTGCTTCGTGACCAGAGCGGCATCGGGTTCGTCGAACTGGCGCTGGTAGCGCCGCTGCTGGCGCTGATGTTCCTCGGCATGATCGACATGAGCAAGGTCATCGCCACGCGCGTCGATCTCGAACAGGCGGCGCAGCGCACCACCGACCTTGCGCTCGGCAAGCGCCCGCCCAACGGCAATACCGCCTACCTCGTGGCGGAGGCCGTTGCTGCATCCGGTGTGCCTTCGAGCGATGTAACCGTGACCCTGACCTGCGAATGCAACGGGGTAGTGCAGAACAAGTTCACCGACATGTGCAACGGCGGCCAGGTGACCCGGCGCTTTGCCACCGTATCGATCAAGAAGCAGGTTTCCACCGGGTTCAACTGGCGCATCGTCGGCGCCATGTTCACCGGTGGCTCCGCAACCTACACGCCGATTACGGTCATCGGCGACAGCGTGGTGAGGCTCCAGTGA
- a CDS encoding phospholipid carrier-dependent glycosyltransferase: protein MSRAPQQTRDPLGWSAAITLAFWLLCLPFLTAVTKPYFDEVHYLPAARELLALGEFTNREHPLVGKELIAAGIWLLGDNPWGWRLIPTLFGALALFANMRAMWFGTSSRFATIAYGVLLASGFHLFVHARIAMLDIFYLAFLSLAAWQFAAAMRQPEQGRWRLAITGIALGLAMGSKWNAVVVAMLPGLVFLVARFMAGRRRLLFSRRGAPVPGITLVEAALWLGVLPVLVYAATFAPGFWFKINPITEGLIFHHRFMLDLQEQVLSPHPYQSTWTDWVINWRAIWYLYEPVDGIQRGIILIGNPLTMLVGLPALLWCLWAALLRRNHAALAAVLVYVVSLGFWIFAAKAVQFYYHYTLPSMALLAALALACDAPWQKGRRKLALAPVIGSVLVFAWFYPILSAAPLEGPNSFAVWTWLASWR, encoded by the coding sequence ATGAGCCGCGCGCCCCAGCAAACCCGCGATCCCCTTGGCTGGAGTGCCGCGATCACGCTGGCATTCTGGCTGCTCTGCCTGCCGTTTTTGACCGCAGTCACCAAGCCCTATTTCGACGAGGTCCACTACCTTCCCGCCGCGCGCGAGCTGCTGGCGCTGGGCGAATTCACCAATCGCGAACACCCGCTGGTCGGCAAGGAGCTGATCGCCGCGGGAATCTGGCTGCTGGGCGACAATCCGTGGGGCTGGCGCCTAATTCCCACCCTGTTCGGCGCGCTGGCCCTGTTCGCCAACATGCGCGCCATGTGGTTCGGCACATCCAGCCGCTTCGCCACCATCGCCTACGGCGTGCTGCTGGCGAGCGGCTTCCACCTGTTCGTGCACGCGCGCATCGCGATGCTCGACATCTTCTATCTCGCCTTCCTGAGCTTGGCCGCGTGGCAGTTCGCCGCCGCAATGCGCCAGCCCGAACAGGGGCGCTGGCGGCTCGCGATCACGGGTATAGCGCTGGGCCTCGCCATGGGATCGAAGTGGAACGCGGTGGTGGTGGCCATGCTGCCCGGTCTCGTCTTCCTCGTCGCCCGGTTCATGGCCGGCCGTCGCCGCCTGCTCTTCAGCCGCCGCGGAGCGCCCGTCCCGGGAATCACGCTGGTCGAGGCCGCGCTCTGGCTCGGCGTATTGCCAGTGCTGGTTTATGCGGCAACCTTCGCACCGGGATTCTGGTTCAAGATCAACCCGATTACCGAGGGCCTGATCTTCCATCACAGGTTCATGCTCGACTTGCAGGAACAGGTGCTGAGCCCGCATCCCTACCAGTCGACCTGGACCGACTGGGTGATCAACTGGCGGGCGATCTGGTACCTTTACGAACCGGTCGATGGCATCCAGCGCGGCATCATCCTGATCGGCAATCCGCTGACCATGCTGGTCGGACTTCCGGCGCTGCTGTGGTGTCTGTGGGCAGCACTGCTGCGACGCAACCACGCGGCGTTGGCGGCGGTGCTGGTCTATGTGGTCAGCCTCGGATTCTGGATCTTCGCGGCGAAGGCGGTCCAGTTCTACTACCACTACACCCTGCCCAGCATGGCACTGCTCGCCGCGCTGGCGCTGGCATGCGACGCGCCGTGGCAGAAGGGCCGGCGCAAGCTGGCACTTGCGCCCGTCATCGGCAGCGTGCTTGTGTTCGCCTGGTTCTATCCGATCCTCAGCGCCGCGCCGCTCGAGGGTCCGAACAGCTTTGCCGTCTGGACCTGGCTTGCCAGCTGGCGCTGA
- a CDS encoding helix-turn-helix domain-containing protein, which produces MWVANGESAVSDHGANLKPGVSVSYALPAGPLRRYISTYSQTVVAPGSPTVFDQVYPEWPNIRLTAGGDMAACTGPGPLQPCNPICAIGPTSHSTHFSLAPGRYWTISLLPLGWAQLVGIRAAEFADRWEVIGRESSFAAFAPLLDCAGQDDDFTSIAARFDAHLLAMLKRPARREETILKAHDALLDPEVTTVDAFAERAGTGVRALERLSLATFGFSPKLLLRRQRFLRSLSQFMLDPSLAWIDTLDHQYVDQAHFIRDFRRFMDTTPGAFAAAPHPVLWAAAVARTAIAGKPMQVLQRPSESV; this is translated from the coding sequence GTGTGGGTCGCGAATGGAGAAAGCGCAGTTTCCGATCATGGCGCCAATCTGAAACCGGGTGTCTCCGTCAGCTACGCGCTGCCGGCGGGCCCCTTGCGGCGTTACATTTCCACCTATTCGCAAACCGTCGTCGCTCCGGGTTCGCCGACGGTGTTCGACCAGGTCTATCCCGAATGGCCCAATATCCGCCTGACCGCGGGTGGCGACATGGCCGCCTGCACGGGTCCCGGCCCGTTGCAGCCCTGCAATCCGATCTGCGCGATCGGTCCGACCAGCCATTCGACCCACTTCTCGCTTGCTCCGGGCCGCTACTGGACGATCAGCCTGCTCCCGCTTGGCTGGGCGCAACTGGTGGGCATTCGCGCAGCCGAGTTTGCCGACCGGTGGGAGGTCATCGGACGCGAAAGTTCATTCGCGGCGTTCGCTCCCCTGCTCGATTGCGCTGGGCAGGATGACGATTTCACCAGCATAGCGGCGCGCTTCGATGCGCATCTGCTGGCGATGCTCAAACGCCCGGCGCGCAGGGAAGAGACCATCCTGAAAGCCCATGACGCCTTGCTCGATCCCGAAGTGACCACGGTCGACGCGTTTGCCGAGCGGGCGGGCACGGGTGTGCGGGCGCTCGAACGGCTGTCGCTTGCGACGTTCGGCTTTAGTCCCAAGCTGCTGCTGCGCCGCCAGCGCTTCCTGCGAAGCCTTTCGCAGTTCATGCTCGACCCGTCGCTGGCGTGGATCGACACGCTCGACCACCAATATGTCGACCAGGCACATTTCATCCGCGATTTCCGTCGCTTCATGGATACCACCCCGGGGGCCTTCGCAGCCGCACCTCACCCGGTGCTATGGGCTGCAGCCGTGGCTCGCACGGCGATTGCGGGCAAGCCGATGCAGGTTCTCCAGCGCCCGTCCGAGAGCGTTTGA
- a CDS encoding 2-hydroxychromene-2-carboxylate isomerase, whose amino-acid sequence MTKTVEYIFDFAGPNGYLAWYPLKEIVERTGAKLVVTPVLLGGMHKLTGNSPPMMRDADVKGKVAYASLEFNRFLDRHGMTRFTIPKAFPFNSILLQRVLVAAADEEERQALVDALLPAVWERGLNCGDVDAVAAELAAAGFDAQRLLEATQGPEVKQRLIDNTEGAVARGTFGIPTYFVGEEMWFGKERLAQIEEYLGGGKP is encoded by the coding sequence ATGACCAAGACTGTCGAATACATCTTCGATTTCGCCGGACCCAACGGCTACCTCGCGTGGTATCCGCTCAAGGAGATCGTCGAACGGACCGGCGCGAAGCTGGTGGTCACACCGGTCCTGCTGGGCGGGATGCACAAGCTGACCGGCAATTCGCCGCCGATGATGCGGGACGCCGATGTGAAGGGCAAGGTCGCCTACGCTTCTCTGGAGTTCAACCGCTTCCTCGACCGCCACGGGATGACGCGCTTCACCATTCCCAAGGCCTTTCCGTTCAATTCGATCCTGCTGCAGCGCGTCCTTGTGGCTGCAGCGGACGAGGAGGAGCGGCAAGCCCTCGTCGATGCCCTGCTGCCTGCCGTGTGGGAACGAGGGCTCAATTGCGGCGATGTCGATGCCGTGGCGGCGGAACTCGCGGCGGCGGGCTTCGACGCGCAGCGCCTGCTAGAAGCGACGCAGGGTCCAGAGGTCAAACAACGCCTGATCGACAACACAGAAGGTGCAGTCGCGCGCGGCACTTTCGGCATCCCGACCTATTTCGTCGGCGAGGAAATGTGGTTCGGCAAAGAACGCCTCGCCCAGATCGAGGAGTATCTCGGCGGCGGTAAGCCCTGA
- a CDS encoding trans-sulfuration enzyme family protein gives MKKTTGMDRSITSKWRPATQAVRGGTWRSEHGETSEVLFLSSGYTYDSAQIVADRFAGEAEGMTYSRLQNPTVAMLEERIALMEGAEACRAQATGMAAMTTALLCQLSAGDHIVGARAAFGSCRWLLDSLLPRFGIETSVVDSADNAAWEAAIQPNTKVFFFETPANPTLDVVDLEHVCGIAKAHGITTVVDNAFATSALQRPMDYGADVVAYSATKLMDGQGRVLAGAVCGSQQWIDEVLLPFQRNTGPNLSPFNAWVVLKGLETLDMRARRQSENAVELGRAIEARVPKMLHPGLPSHPRHDIATRQMAATGPIFAFDVGDRATAFAVLDALELVDISNNIGDSRSLMCHPASTTHAGMTQEARDEMGVTEGLLRINVGLEDVEDVKEDLDQALARAGL, from the coding sequence ATGAAAAAGACCACCGGAATGGACCGCTCGATTACTTCGAAATGGCGCCCCGCGACGCAGGCCGTGCGCGGTGGCACCTGGCGTAGCGAGCACGGCGAGACCAGCGAGGTGCTGTTCCTCAGCTCGGGCTACACCTACGACAGTGCGCAGATCGTCGCCGACCGCTTTGCGGGCGAGGCCGAAGGGATGACCTATTCGCGCCTGCAAAACCCAACGGTGGCGATGCTGGAGGAGCGCATTGCGCTGATGGAGGGGGCCGAGGCCTGCCGCGCGCAGGCGACCGGCATGGCCGCGATGACCACGGCTCTGTTGTGCCAGCTTTCGGCGGGCGACCACATCGTCGGCGCACGGGCCGCTTTCGGTTCGTGCCGCTGGCTGCTCGACAGCCTGCTGCCGCGTTTCGGCATCGAGACTTCGGTCGTCGACAGCGCCGACAATGCCGCTTGGGAAGCCGCGATCCAGCCCAACACCAAGGTGTTCTTCTTCGAGACCCCGGCCAATCCCACGCTCGACGTGGTCGACCTCGAACATGTTTGCGGAATCGCCAAGGCACACGGCATCACCACCGTGGTCGACAACGCCTTCGCCACCAGCGCGCTGCAGCGCCCGATGGACTATGGCGCCGACGTCGTGGCCTACAGCGCGACAAAGCTGATGGACGGGCAGGGCAGGGTGCTTGCCGGTGCCGTCTGCGGATCGCAGCAATGGATCGACGAGGTCCTGCTGCCCTTCCAGCGCAACACGGGTCCCAACCTGTCGCCTTTCAACGCGTGGGTGGTTCTCAAGGGGCTGGAGACACTCGATATGCGCGCCCGCCGCCAGAGCGAGAATGCCGTCGAACTGGGCAGGGCGATAGAGGCGCGCGTGCCGAAGATGCTCCATCCCGGGCTCCCCAGCCATCCGCGCCACGACATCGCCACACGGCAAATGGCTGCGACCGGCCCGATTTTCGCGTTCGACGTGGGCGACCGCGCGACCGCTTTCGCCGTTCTCGACGCGCTCGAGCTGGTCGATATCTCGAACAATATCGGCGATTCCCGCAGCCTGATGTGTCATCCGGCCAGCACCACTCACGCCGGGATGACGCAGGAAGCGCGCGACGAAATGGGCGTTACCGAAGGCTTGCTGCGCATCAACGTCGGGCTCGAGGATGTCGAGGACGTCAAGGAGGACCTCGACCAGGCGCTGGCGAGGGCCGGACTATGA
- the apaG gene encoding Co2+/Mg2+ efflux protein ApaG, which produces MKELFQHAATTDGITVRVAVNFLPEQSQPKAGKWFWVYHIRIENGSHERVQLMTRHWRITDGRGMVSHVDGDGVVGEQPILKPGQSHDYVSGCPLETPHGSMEGFYTFHAEDGSPLEVRIPFFPLAAPATAD; this is translated from the coding sequence ATCAAGGAGCTTTTCCAGCATGCCGCCACGACCGACGGGATTACCGTCAGGGTCGCGGTGAACTTCCTTCCCGAACAGAGCCAGCCCAAGGCAGGCAAGTGGTTCTGGGTCTATCACATCCGTATCGAGAACGGTTCGCACGAACGCGTTCAGCTGATGACGCGCCACTGGCGGATCACCGACGGGCGCGGCATGGTCAGCCACGTCGATGGCGACGGCGTAGTCGGCGAACAGCCCATCCTCAAGCCGGGCCAGAGCCACGACTACGTCAGCGGCTGTCCGCTGGAAACGCCGCACGGTTCGATGGAAGGCTTCTATACCTTCCATGCCGAAGACGGCTCGCCGCTCGAGGTGCGCATTCCCTTCTTCCCGCTGGCGGCACCCGCGACCGCGGACTGA
- a CDS encoding glycosyltransferase family 2 protein, producing the protein MTPESQPSVVRERRAGSTPLELAIILPTLNERDNLEPLVERIEGALGHGGWEVLIVDDNSADGTADEARRIAQTDPRVRVIQRIGRRGLSSAAIEGFCATAAPYVAVMDADHQHDPKLLVDMLACVKSGEAEVAVASRFADGASMEEWGRPDREKLSSVANTLARKLTGVELSDPMSGFFLLPAETARKLVPGLSGIGFKILLDLLATSETPLKVKDFPMNFSARRSGESKLDRAIALDFLAGLYDKSFGKVIPTRFALFGTVGVIGVGVHMAILYAFLLLGGANFSWSQAVATFGAMSFNFWLNNFLTYRDKRLTEAKKVFFGWVSFIVACSIGAFANVAVATTLHDRGFHTVFAALVGIGIGSVWNYALSSRFVWGRY; encoded by the coding sequence ATGACACCCGAAAGCCAGCCGTCAGTGGTCCGTGAACGCCGTGCAGGTTCCACGCCGCTCGAACTTGCCATCATCCTGCCGACGCTCAACGAACGCGACAATCTCGAGCCGCTGGTCGAGCGAATCGAGGGTGCACTGGGTCATGGCGGATGGGAAGTGCTGATCGTCGACGACAACTCGGCCGACGGCACCGCCGACGAGGCGCGCCGCATCGCCCAGACCGATCCGCGCGTGCGGGTGATCCAGCGCATCGGTCGTCGCGGGCTTTCCAGCGCCGCCATCGAAGGTTTTTGCGCCACCGCCGCACCTTACGTGGCGGTGATGGATGCCGATCACCAGCATGATCCCAAGCTGCTCGTCGACATGCTTGCCTGTGTGAAGTCGGGCGAGGCCGAGGTCGCCGTCGCCAGCCGCTTCGCCGACGGTGCGAGCATGGAGGAGTGGGGTCGCCCCGACCGCGAAAAGCTGTCGAGCGTCGCCAATACGCTCGCCCGCAAGCTGACCGGAGTCGAACTTTCCGATCCGATGAGCGGGTTTTTCCTGCTTCCTGCCGAAACCGCCCGCAAGCTGGTGCCCGGCCTGTCGGGCATCGGCTTCAAGATCCTGCTCGACCTTCTCGCCACATCCGAAACGCCGCTCAAGGTGAAGGACTTCCCGATGAATTTCTCCGCCCGCCGTTCCGGCGAATCCAAGCTCGACCGAGCGATCGCGCTCGATTTCCTCGCCGGTCTCTACGACAAGAGCTTCGGCAAGGTGATCCCGACCCGCTTTGCGCTGTTCGGTACCGTCGGGGTCATCGGCGTCGGCGTGCACATGGCCATCCTCTATGCCTTCCTGCTGCTCGGCGGTGCGAATTTCAGCTGGAGCCAGGCCGTCGCAACCTTCGGGGCGATGAGCTTCAACTTCTGGCTCAACAACTTCCTGACCTATCGCGACAAGCGCCTGACGGAGGCGAAGAAGGTGTTTTTCGGCTGGGTCAGCTTCATTGTTGCCTGCTCGATCGGCGCCTTCGCCAATGTCGCCGTGGCGACCACGCTGCACGACCGCGGCTTCCACACGGTCTTTGCCGCCCTTGTCGGCATTGGCATCGGTTCGGTGTGGAACTACGCCTTGTCGAGCCGATTCGTCTGGGGCCGCTACTGA
- a CDS encoding TadE/TadG family type IV pilus assembly protein — translation MKRFLSDSRGSIGLEFGLALPILVAMIIGVLQFGLVLNANGAMRNAMGEGLRLAKVKPTATTDQVIKRTKDTLIGVDHNGITKLTFNRGTVNNVATGEMTMTITMKPIIPFAPIPPIVLTQTKKVYLQS, via the coding sequence ATGAAGCGCTTCCTTTCCGACAGCCGTGGCTCGATCGGCCTCGAATTCGGCCTCGCCCTGCCGATTCTCGTCGCCATGATCATCGGGGTGCTGCAATTCGGCCTCGTCCTCAACGCCAACGGCGCGATGCGCAATGCCATGGGCGAGGGCCTGCGCCTTGCAAAGGTCAAGCCTACGGCGACGACCGACCAGGTCATCAAGCGGACCAAGGACACGCTGATCGGCGTCGATCACAACGGCATCACCAAGCTGACCTTCAATCGCGGCACGGTGAACAACGTGGCCACGGGCGAGATGACGATGACGATCACGATGAAGCCGATCATCCCCTTTGCGCCGATCCCGCCGATCGTGCTGACGCAGACAAAGAAGGTCTACCTCCAGAGCTGA